Within uncultured Methanoregula sp., the genomic segment AGGAATAGTAATCCTCGGAAGTTTCCAGGGCTTCGGACAGGGAGATTTTTGGCGTGAGAGCCACGTTGATCGTCCGGTCTACACCCCAGTAATCGATGATCTTCCCGTTGTGTGCATTGAGCGACACGTGGACGACGCTCGGGGCCCGGACATCTCCGGAAAGCTCGCGCCAGACAAACCAGTACTGGTTGCTGTCATCCCACCAGCTGGTGTACAGACCTTCCCGGACAAGTTCCCATTTCCTCGTCTCAAATCCTGGAATTCTCTGCTTCGCATAATCCTGCGCCGCAGCAATGGCCTCGTCGTGAGTCAGGTTAACCGTCTTCGCATCGGCCCTGTTTTCGCCCATGTACACGAACTCGATGTCCCCGGTCTGCTGGTTGACTGCATACTGGGAGGCATTCACGTACATCCGGTAATAACTGCCGATGGGGAGACCGTCAACCCTGTACAGGATCGGGTCGACATCGGGCTGGCCGGTATATGCACGGATGCGGTTCTTTGCATCCTCAAGAGAGATCGGGTACTGGCCGCTTGCCATCGTCGCATCTCCCGGGTGCAGGACCTCCTGCGGATGATCTCCTAATTCCATAGACGGAACATTCGGGATCTGGGACTCGGATTTGGTCAGGGTCCAGTTCACCTGAAATGCTGCTGCCGTATGAACAAATGCAAGGCAGCATACCGCCACAAACAGGATTAATTTCCAGTGTGAAATTCTCATGTATTTCCTCCAAAACCCTTTCCGGCTATACCGGGAAGGTCGACACCTGCTTGTGTCTTGCATTCAGATCAGCCACCAGATGGCAAAAAGAGGTCGATGAGTGAAGTTTTTTTTGCACTTATATCTAATGAATTTTATATATCTGATAATCACCGGTGATTATCATCATTGATTATCTTCAAAGTCCGGGAAAAATGGCGCCATCCGTAATTCAGGAAAAAGAGACCAAAAAATTATTTTTTTTAATTATGTTTAATTTTGGTCCTGAGGTTCAGTTGCGCTGACGGCGGGTTTGATACAATCAGCAAAGTAAAAAAATGACATGCTGCCGGAACCGCATTGGCACCTGCCGGGGGGTCCCGGGGATATCACGGTTTCCCCGGCTATGGCGCCGGCCCGGCTTATTCCGTCACGTCCCGCAGCATCCCGTTGATCGCGGTGCAGGCACCCGATGCGTCCGTACGGGCCATGCAGTCGGCCTCAAACCGGATTGCCCTGCCATCCCGGGCAGCCACACTGAACCGGATCCCACGGGCGGTTCCGGACTTCAACACAGACAGGATCCGGGTCATCGCAGCGTTCCGGTCCCCCGGTACGATCAGAGAATCGAACCTCTGTCCGATAAGATCGGCCGGCACAAACCCGTACTTTGTAACCCGGGGGCTGATGTAGGTGAGCGTCCCCGCCGTATCAATCGAGAAAACAATGCCCGGCAGGTTCTCTGCAAGGTCACGGAGCCATTCCCCTTCCCGGCGGAGCGCGATCTCAAGAAGTTTCTTCTCAGAGATATCCTGGCTGACCGCCATCATGCCGCAGGAACCGTCCGGGAACTGGATCGGCATGTGAAGGATCTCAAAGAACAGGCGTTTGTCCCCCAGCCGGTCCTCAACAATTACCGTGCTCGTTTCGCCGGCAAGCGCCCGCTCCATGGCGATCCGGCATTCATCGAGGTTGACGACCCGGTCCTTGAGAACTTCCAGGAGGGGGCGGTTGATCATATCATCGTAGGCCATACCAACGGTCCGGGGAACCCATTCATTGAGCTGGACGATATTCAGGTTGCTGTCCGTGATGCAGTAGTGTTTCGAGGTATATTCCATGAACATGGTAACCGGGATCTGCCGTGAAAGATAGTACACCTTGGCGCTCCCGAGTGACCGGACCTCAACAATCCCTTTTGCGGTCAGTACCTCGAGGTACTTGGCAACCGACATCCGGTTCAGGCCGGACGATTCGGCGATCTCCCGGATACTGAGCCCCCGGGGATTTTTCTTGAGGGCCTCCATGATCTGTGAGACATTTTCTCCTGGTTCTTTCAACTCTGGTCACCCCTGATTCCAGTCGTTTTCGTGATGCACCTGGTACGGTTGTAGTTACGGTTGATAGTCATTGTACCTCGTTGAATTTCTCAAACCAGCCGCCAGCGCAACAGGCCGCATCGGATTATAAAATATAGTTGGGATTGTTGCTCATAAGCACGGCGTTGAGTGAAGTTTTATTTGCAGTTAATGGGGGACTTACCGGGGCCCGGGCTGGATCGCTGGTACTGATAGTTTCCATCACCGCCCGGGAGATAGTCGTGCAGCCAGATCGGTCCGGACCAGCAGGACTGCGCACGCGATAATGGCAATCCCGAGGAGAAGGAACAGGATGATCGTACCGGGGTTTCCGATATTTCCCCCGGCAAGACCCAGGAGAACCGGCCCGGCAAAGGACCCGATCGAGGCAATGGCGTTGACCATGGCCACACCGGAGGCACGGAGGCCGGGCGGGAATGTTTCCAGGGTCAGGACAAAGAACGGGGCATATGCCGCATACGCTGCCGCGATCGCACCGGACAGGAGAATAAACCCGGTAAGGGCATTGTGCGGAACGGACAGCAGGATCAAAAAGATCGCTGCCACGGTCAGGGAAACTGCCACGTGCCACCGGCGCTCGCCCAGCCGGTCAGAGTGGCAGGCCCAGAGATACATCGCCCCGACAGAAAGAGCGTACGGGATCATCACCAGAAAGCCGGTATCCGCAAACGAGCGTGAAAGCCCCGAGCTGTTGACGATCTGGGGGATCCAGAAGAGGAGGCTTGTCAGGAAAAGACCAACGAGAAAGCCGCATGAGCATAAGAGCAGGATTCCGGGTGTTGCGAGAAGGTCCCGGAACGGGATGGCACGCGGGGTCTCGTTCTGCACCCGTGCTTCCTCAAGCCGGGATACGAGCCACGATTGTTCGCGCCCGCTGAGCCAGGATGCCTGTCTGGGGGAGTCCTGGAGGTAAACGAGGATCGCGGCGCCGAAGATGATCGCCGGGATCCCTTCGAGCACGAAGAGCCAGCGCCAGGAAGCAAGGCCGGCCCATGCAGCATGGGAGAGGATGAACGCGGAGACCGGTGACGCGATCACCATGGCAAGGGGAATTGCGATAAAGAAGACGGAGAGGGCCTGCGAGATCCGGTTCTTCCGGAACCAGAACGTAAGGTAGAGCATGATACCGGGGGTGAACCCTGCTTCAGCGGCTCCCAGCAGGAAGCGGAGGATCGCGAGCTGGACCGGCGTCTGGACAAGCGCTATCAGTACAGTTATGATCCCCCAGCTTATCATGATCCTGAAAAGCCAGATCCGGGCCCCGGTCCGGACCAGGAACTGGTTGCTGGGCACCTCGAAGATGACATAACTGATAAAAAAAATGCCCGAGATAAACCCGAAGAAGGCAGGATCGATGCCGAGATCCGCATTCATGGTCAGCGCTGCATAGCCGATATTGACCCGGTCAAGGATACAGATCACGAGCAGGATGACGATAAACGGGATGATATGCCACCAGACCTTCCGGTCAAGGGCGGTCTCATCGATATCCCCTACAGGCAGTGTTCCTTCGCAGTTATCGTTCCTCATGGCTGGCACCGGGTCTGGTCTCATGGATCATCCGCTTGGAACCCCGTTGAGCTCCGAACGAGGGATCCGGATATCCCTTGTTTGATCAGCGATCATTTATCTTCCCCTGTTTTATCCTCAGCGTAAAGTTCCTGCACCGGTTGACCCGTATTTTCATCCGGGAATCAGGATCTCTGGTTTCTATGGGTCTGGATCTCCCGGAGCATGGCGGGATACCACTCCTGCCGGGTACGCAATCCGGAGAACGATACAGGAGAAACGGATTGCGGGGAACGGGGATCCGGGCCGCCCCGGGCTTTGCCAGGCTGCGGGGAACAACACTGGATCATGAACCTTGGGATTTCTGTCGCGGTTGCTGCAATAATTTTTTCACTTATCACCAGCGTTATCCGATATACCACAGACATATCTGCAGATACGCGTTCCCGGGAGATCATTGTATAATAAGCCGGATAAAATTATTAGTACATAGATTTTTTTCGCGTAAAGGATGCAGGCCTGTAGCACGATAGGCCTTAAGAATGCATCTCACCTGAGGCACACCCCATGATCGCCACGTATATCCTTGACATCATCGTCGTTCTTGCCCTCGCAATCCTTGTGATAACCATCGGCACCCGCCTGAAGATTCCCGGGGTTGTCGGTTTCCTTCTCACCGGGGTCGTTGTCGGACCCTATGGTCTGGGCCTGGTAAAAGATCCCCAGATGGTTGAAATCCTTGCCGAGATAGGTATCATTTTCCTGCTCTTCACCATCGGGATGCAGTTCTCGTTCCGGACCCTGCTTGCCATGAAGAAGATCGTGCTGGTTGCCGGCACGATACAGGTCGTCTTTACCATCCTTGCAGTCTATGCCATCATGTACTTCTTTGGCACTCCTGCAGGTATTGCACTGTTCTTCGGGTTCCTGATCTGTCACAGCAGCACAACCATCACGCTGAAAATATTCCAGGACCGGGCCGAAGTCAATACACCGTATGCCCGGTCCACGCTCGGGATCTCCCTCTACCAGGATATCATGACCGTACCGATGCTCATTGCCCTGCCGATCCTTGCAGGACATGAAGCGGATATCACCGGTGCGATGTTCAATCTCGGGATCACCCTCATCATTCTTCTCGCCGTCGTTCTTGCCATTGCAGCCTGGGTCCTTCCCCGGTTAATGGCACAGGTTGCCGGTGTGCGGAACTCCGAGATCTTCCTCCTGAGCATCATCCTGGTCTGCTTTGTCATCACCTACATCTCTTCGAGCCTGGGGCTGTCACTCGCGCTCGGTGCATTCCTTGCCGGCCTCACCCTCTCGGAATCGGAATATTTCCACCAGGCATTTGCAAGTATCATCCCGTTCCGGGACATCTTTACGAGTTTCTTTTTCATTTCCGTGGGAATGCTGCTCAACCTCTGGTTTGTACTGAAAAACCCCGTCGTCATTATTGTCCTCGTCATCGCAGTCCTCATCCTCAAGGCGGTAATCGCTGCCGGAAGTACCCTTGCTATCGGCCAGTCCCTGCGGACCTCCATTCTTGCCGGCCTGGCGCTCTGTAACATCGGGGAATTCGCATTCGTCCTCTCTGTTCCGGGAAAAGAGTATGGCTTTTTTACCGCAACTACCGACCAGTTCTTCCTCGCGGTTGCGGTTATCAGCATGGCGGCAACCCCGTTCATCATTGCTGCAGGTCCCCGGATTGCAGACCGCATTCTCTGCCTCCCCCTCGGGAACCGGTTGAAAGCCGGGTGTGTTCCCCCGGATGAAGGGGATGAGGAAAAACCCGCCCTCTCAGACCACGTGGTTATCGTAGGGTATGGCCTCAACGGGAGGCATCTTGCAAAGGTTGCAAAGATCGGCAACATTCCCTACAGGATCATAGACCTGAACCCGGATACCGTGGACGAGGAACAAAAAAAAGGCGAACCGATCTTTTTCGGGGATGCTGCCAATGAATCGATCCTTTCCTATGCAAATATCGAACAGGCGCGGGTCCTGGTAATCGCCGTGAACGACCCGCTCTCGACCCAGGCAATAACCCGTATTGCCCGCTCGATGAACCCGAACCTGTATATCATTGTCCGTACCCAGTTCCTTCCCGAAGTCCAGGTGCTCCGTAACCTGGGAGCCAGCGATGTGATCCCGGAAGAATTCGAGACATCGGTCGAGATCTTCTCCCGGGTTCTGAAAAAATACCTGGTCCCAAAGGGAACCATAGAACAGTTCATCCAGGATATCCGGGCAGATACATATCATGTGCTGCGGAGTCCGGCAACGCCCGCTGCCGATGTGACGGACCTCCGGCTCAATATCCCCAACGTGGATATCACGGCACTCCGGGTGTTTCCGGATTCGTCGATCATTGGCGGGAGTCTTGCCGGCATCAATGTCAGGAAAGAGTACGGGATCTCCATTCTTGCTATACGGAGAAAGGGAGAAGTTCTCGTCAACCCTTCGGGGGATACGAATCTCGAACCCGATGACGAAGTGATCGTGATCGGTACGCCGGATGCCATAATACGGCTGTCCCTGCTGTTCCACCCCGGGGAAGCGCAGGAATAATTCCTGCGGTACCGGAATTCGTTCACGGAAATCCGGATAAAAACCGGATAATTGCGGAGAGGGGGGGATGAGGTACATCTCAGCCTCCCGGCAGCAGTATTTTTGTGGGATTGTTCCGGAATTATTCTCTTATTTCTTCCGGATAAACAGGTCTGACCCTTTGGCCACATCTTCCGGTGTGGCATAGATGATCGCGCTGTCCCCTGCTTCAAGCCGGGTCTCCCCGCCGATACCCGTGAGAACATGTTCACCTCGCCGCAGTGCCAGCACGAGAAGGTTATACCGTTTCCTCAGGTTGATCGCGCCCAGCGTGTTACCGTCAAGCGGTGATCCGGGCTCAACGGTGAGGGTCGTAATAGTAACATCCGGGATATGCCGCACCAGATCCGGCAGGGTTCCCATAACGGGATTCCGGCTGCGCAGCATCCGGTAGCCATCGGCCCGGACATCCGTGATGAACGACTCGATCCGGTCCCGGGGGACAAAATATTTTGTCAGCACGACCGTAAAAATTTCAACCGAGGTCTCGAATTCTTCGGCAATCACCTCATCGGCACCCAGGGTCTGCAGGGACTCGACTTCGCTGACATAGCGGGTCCGCACAATGATCGAAAGAGAAGTGTTGAGATTGCGGCACAGGCTGACAATCTTGCGGGTTGCCACCGGGTCGTTGATTGCCACTACTACGATCCGCGCCTGTGTTATCCCGGCATGGGCAAGCACTCCCTCTCCGGTTGCATCGCCGAATACTACCGGTTCATCGCCTACCCTCCCCTCTTTGACCAGGTCCGGGTTGAGCTCGATGATGCTGTACGTTATTCCTGCTCTCCGTGCGGTGAGTGCCAGGTTCCGGCCGGTTATGCCATAACCGACAATGACCAGGTGATCGTTGTGCTTCTGGCGGGATCGCTCGTCATCGATGCCGCATGTTCCCTGCACGATCCGGGATAATGCGGGAACCTGGCAGAGCCGTCCCGTAACCGGCTGGCCGATAC encodes:
- a CDS encoding cation:proton antiporter, translated to MIATYILDIIVVLALAILVITIGTRLKIPGVVGFLLTGVVVGPYGLGLVKDPQMVEILAEIGIIFLLFTIGMQFSFRTLLAMKKIVLVAGTIQVVFTILAVYAIMYFFGTPAGIALFFGFLICHSSTTITLKIFQDRAEVNTPYARSTLGISLYQDIMTVPMLIALPILAGHEADITGAMFNLGITLIILLAVVLAIAAWVLPRLMAQVAGVRNSEIFLLSIILVCFVITYISSSLGLSLALGAFLAGLTLSESEYFHQAFASIIPFRDIFTSFFFISVGMLLNLWFVLKNPVVIIVLVIAVLILKAVIAAGSTLAIGQSLRTSILAGLALCNIGEFAFVLSVPGKEYGFFTATTDQFFLAVAVISMAATPFIIAAGPRIADRILCLPLGNRLKAGCVPPDEGDEEKPALSDHVVIVGYGLNGRHLAKVAKIGNIPYRIIDLNPDTVDEEQKKGEPIFFGDAANESILSYANIEQARVLVIAVNDPLSTQAITRIARSMNPNLYIIVRTQFLPEVQVLRNLGASDVIPEEFETSVEIFSRVLKKYLVPKGTIEQFIQDIRADTYHVLRSPATPAADVTDLRLNIPNVDITALRVFPDSSIIGGSLAGINVRKEYGISILAIRRKGEVLVNPSGDTNLEPDDEVIVIGTPDAIIRLSLLFHPGEAQE
- a CDS encoding MFS transporter; translation: MRPDPVPAMRNDNCEGTLPVGDIDETALDRKVWWHIIPFIVILLVICILDRVNIGYAALTMNADLGIDPAFFGFISGIFFISYVIFEVPSNQFLVRTGARIWLFRIMISWGIITVLIALVQTPVQLAILRFLLGAAEAGFTPGIMLYLTFWFRKNRISQALSVFFIAIPLAMVIASPVSAFILSHAAWAGLASWRWLFVLEGIPAIIFGAAILVYLQDSPRQASWLSGREQSWLVSRLEEARVQNETPRAIPFRDLLATPGILLLCSCGFLVGLFLTSLLFWIPQIVNSSGLSRSFADTGFLVMIPYALSVGAMYLWACHSDRLGERRWHVAVSLTVAAIFLILLSVPHNALTGFILLSGAIAAAYAAYAPFFVLTLETFPPGLRASGVAMVNAIASIGSFAGPVLLGLAGGNIGNPGTIILFLLLGIAIIACAVLLVRTDLAARLSPGR
- a CDS encoding PAS domain S-box protein; protein product: MKEPGENVSQIMEALKKNPRGLSIREIAESSGLNRMSVAKYLEVLTAKGIVEVRSLGSAKVYYLSRQIPVTMFMEYTSKHYCITDSNLNIVQLNEWVPRTVGMAYDDMINRPLLEVLKDRVVNLDECRIAMERALAGETSTVIVEDRLGDKRLFFEILHMPIQFPDGSCGMMAVSQDISEKKLLEIALRREGEWLRDLAENLPGIVFSIDTAGTLTYISPRVTKYGFVPADLIGQRFDSLIVPGDRNAAMTRILSVLKSGTARGIRFSVAARDGRAIRFEADCMARTDASGACTAINGMLRDVTE